In Picosynechococcus sp. PCC 7002, the following are encoded in one genomic region:
- a CDS encoding HAD-IIB family hydrolase — translation MFLCFTDLDGTLLNHDDYRYDAAIPTIQTLKKLGIPVIPTTSKTKAEVLELREALGLKDPFIVENGSGIFLESDDPRFDFSALDLEMTTEATLTTITLGISYAQARQSLQNLAQQIGEPLTGFGDLSLAALQDLTQLPLAALKQAGDRQFSEPFLRPQTDLAQLEFLATKAGLQILVGNRFCHLLGAGAGKGRAVQLLQQAWQQAHPDQAPIKTLGLGDSPNDLSLLEAVDVAIAVPGPQGVNPKLVSQIETKGWLVAPEPGAKGWARAVTAQLEISFD, via the coding sequence ATGTTCCTCTGCTTTACTGACCTCGACGGCACCCTCCTCAACCATGATGACTATCGCTACGATGCCGCAATCCCGACGATCCAGACCTTAAAAAAATTAGGAATTCCGGTTATTCCCACCACCAGCAAAACAAAAGCTGAAGTGCTGGAACTGCGGGAAGCCCTTGGGTTAAAGGATCCGTTCATTGTGGAGAATGGCAGCGGCATTTTCCTAGAATCTGACGATCCACGCTTTGATTTTTCGGCATTGGATCTGGAGATGACAACCGAGGCCACCCTAACCACTATTACCCTCGGCATTTCCTATGCCCAAGCGCGACAATCCCTCCAGAATTTGGCCCAACAGATCGGGGAACCGTTAACAGGGTTTGGGGATTTAAGTCTGGCAGCCTTGCAGGATCTTACGCAATTGCCCTTGGCGGCGTTAAAACAGGCGGGCGATCGCCAATTTAGTGAACCGTTTTTGCGACCCCAGACGGATTTAGCACAGTTGGAATTTTTAGCGACAAAAGCTGGCCTACAAATCCTGGTGGGCAATCGTTTCTGTCATCTCCTAGGTGCAGGTGCTGGCAAAGGACGGGCTGTGCAACTCCTCCAGCAGGCGTGGCAACAAGCTCATCCCGATCAAGCACCGATCAAAACCCTCGGCCTGGGGGATAGTCCCAATGATTTGTCTTTACTAGAAGCTGTGGATGTGGCGATCGCCGTGCCGGGGCCTCAAGGGGTTAATCCCAAACTCGTGTCCCAGATTGAAACAAAAGGCTGGCTCGTCGCTCCAGAACCCGGTGCAAAAGGATGGGCCAGGGCCGTAACCGCTCAACTTGAGATTTCGTTTGACTAG
- a CDS encoding pentapeptide repeat-containing protein, translating into MASQPLNILKQGTLAWLQWRQAHPTVIPDLSHANLSRLNLRGVDLSRCNLSQCLFDHSRLIAANLKQADLSGAQGESLQLLDANLQSANASNGHFANSNFSGADLSFANLIGADLRQCCLQGVNFYHTNLIGANLRYSSLLGANLSQAQLHRANLSETNLNEVSFNEADLSQANLFEAEVGKGQLYKVKLVGADLTQAHLHHSYLFGANLQGATLRKTDVRWSNLAYSNLVGADLEGVNLRGADLSHSDLTGASLVGANLRGCLLQGANLQGCNLENADLEGVALGRVNLQGAIMPDGQRRC; encoded by the coding sequence ATGGCATCTCAACCGCTCAATATCCTCAAACAAGGCACCCTGGCATGGCTCCAATGGCGGCAAGCCCACCCCACCGTGATTCCTGACTTGAGCCACGCCAATCTCAGTCGCCTCAACTTGCGGGGGGTCGATCTCAGTCGCTGCAACCTGTCCCAATGCCTCTTTGACCACAGTCGTTTAATTGCGGCCAATCTCAAACAAGCCGACTTGAGTGGTGCCCAGGGGGAATCTCTGCAGCTTTTGGATGCCAATTTGCAGTCTGCCAACGCCAGTAATGGCCACTTTGCCAATAGTAATTTTTCGGGGGCCGATCTCAGTTTTGCCAATTTGATCGGTGCGGACTTACGTCAATGCTGTTTGCAAGGAGTCAATTTTTACCACACAAATCTGATCGGGGCCAATCTCCGCTACAGCAGCCTCCTAGGGGCAAACCTCAGCCAAGCCCAACTGCATCGCGCTAATTTAAGCGAAACGAACCTGAATGAAGTGAGTTTCAATGAAGCGGATCTCAGTCAAGCCAATTTATTCGAGGCAGAAGTCGGCAAGGGACAGCTTTATAAAGTCAAACTTGTGGGCGCGGATTTGACCCAAGCCCACCTCCACCACAGTTACCTGTTTGGGGCAAATCTCCAGGGGGCGACCCTCCGTAAAACCGATGTACGCTGGAGCAATCTGGCCTATAGCAATCTGGTGGGGGCGGATCTAGAAGGGGTAAATCTCCGGGGGGCAGATCTCAGTCATAGCGATCTAACCGGGGCGTCTTTGGTGGGGGCAAATCTGCGGGGTTGTCTGCTCCAGGGGGCAAATCTCCAGGGTTGCAACTTAGAAAATGCTGACCTAGAAGGAGTTGCTTTGGGACGGGTCAATTTGCAGGGGGCGATCATGCCCGATGGCCAACGGCGTTGTTAA
- a CDS encoding LCP family protein, translated as MPATKSSLANQRLSAKATQKQKNAKANPFQKSSSKKRRPLSTWHWLMIWCGLTGVSIVSATAGALLAVSLSSTPLRQTPLAPEELSVFSQDEAIAKQSLRLPELTRPVNILLLGTKVLTSEVDDGTNEDLGYHALVNSFEGLADTMLLLRFDPADKQISILSIPRDTQANIEGYGLSKINHANAYGGAVLSAKTVGDLLGGVEIDRYIRVNVQGIGKLIDALGGVTVYVPKDMKYQDDSQRLYINLKEGEQHLNGDEALQFLRFRYDEYGDIGRVQRQQTLIRAVLEQSLTPSNLVKFPQVMSIIQSHIDTNMSVQELIALAGFGSQIERSNIQMVMLPGEFSGDGRNGSTSYWLPHRSRISRVMAQHFDIQTDYASNLDFLSPGDVRIAIQDSTGNSQAVRSLLQRLNEAGYSRVSIAQDWSEPLENTRIVAQKGDDLAASEIRANLGFGEVRVESTGVLNSDITIQLGRDWLTLANNLPGQTTVN; from the coding sequence GTGCCTGCAACAAAATCGTCCCTAGCAAATCAACGTCTATCGGCCAAAGCAACCCAAAAACAAAAAAACGCTAAAGCTAACCCTTTTCAGAAGTCGTCGTCGAAAAAACGGCGGCCCCTTTCGACTTGGCACTGGTTAATGATTTGGTGTGGTTTGACGGGCGTTTCGATTGTGTCTGCTACGGCGGGTGCTTTATTGGCGGTGTCCCTCTCCTCAACCCCCCTGCGCCAAACACCCCTCGCCCCGGAAGAACTCAGCGTCTTCTCCCAGGATGAGGCGATCGCCAAACAATCCCTCCGTTTACCAGAACTGACGCGCCCCGTAAATATTCTGCTGTTGGGGACAAAAGTGCTCACCTCTGAAGTAGATGATGGCACCAATGAAGACCTTGGTTACCACGCCCTCGTGAATTCCTTTGAAGGGCTGGCCGATACGATGCTGTTATTGCGCTTTGATCCCGCCGACAAACAAATCTCAATTCTCTCCATTCCCCGGGACACCCAGGCCAACATCGAAGGCTATGGTCTCTCGAAAATTAACCATGCCAATGCCTACGGTGGTGCAGTCCTTTCCGCCAAAACCGTTGGGGATCTTCTGGGTGGCGTCGAAATTGACCGCTACATCCGCGTCAACGTCCAGGGCATTGGCAAACTCATTGATGCCCTCGGTGGGGTCACAGTCTACGTCCCGAAGGACATGAAATACCAGGACGATAGCCAGCGTCTCTACATCAACCTCAAGGAAGGAGAACAGCACCTTAATGGCGACGAAGCCCTCCAATTTTTGCGGTTCCGCTATGACGAATATGGCGATATTGGCCGTGTTCAGCGCCAACAGACCTTAATCCGTGCTGTTCTAGAGCAAAGTTTAACTCCCAGTAACTTGGTGAAATTTCCCCAGGTCATGTCGATTATTCAATCCCATATTGATACGAATATGAGCGTTCAAGAACTGATTGCCCTCGCTGGCTTTGGTTCTCAGATCGAGCGCAGTAATATTCAGATGGTGATGCTCCCAGGGGAATTTAGCGGCGACGGCAGAAACGGCAGCACAAGCTATTGGTTACCCCACCGCAGCCGCATTAGTCGGGTGATGGCCCAGCATTTTGACATCCAGACCGATTACGCCAGCAATTTAGACTTTCTCTCCCCTGGGGATGTGCGCATTGCAATCCAAGACAGTACGGGGAATTCTCAAGCTGTGCGATCGCTCCTCCAGCGTTTAAACGAAGCGGGTTACAGTCGGGTTAGTATCGCCCAGGACTGGTCAGAACCGTTGGAAAACACGCGCATCGTGGCCCAAAAAGGAGATGATCTAGCAGCTTCCGAAATTCGCGCAAACCTAGGATTTGGGGAAGTGCGAGTAGAAAGTACCGGAGTATTAAATTCCGACATTACGATTCAACTCGGCCGCGACTGGCTTACCCTCGCAAATAACCTTCCCGGTCAAACCACAGTCAATTAG
- the purT gene encoding formate-dependent phosphoribosylglycinamide formyltransferase: MAIALPKKIMLLGSGELGKEVAIAAQRLGNTVIAVDRYDNAPAMQVADQREVISMLDGVALEAVIKKHQPDLIVPEVEAIRTEKLIELEQQGYTVIPTAAATNFTMNRDRIRDLASEELGLRTAKYAYATNLAELKTVAQDIGFPNVIKPVMSSSGKGQSVVQTADELEAAWNYAIEGARGDTAKIIIEEFIDFEVEITLLTIRQWAGETLFCPAIAHRQERGDYQESWQPVGLTAAQVKDAQDIARKVTDKLGGAGIFGVEFFITKDEVIFSELSPRPHDTGMVTLISQNLNEFELHLRAILGLPIPTIELLSPAASAVILAEKNSDQIMFTGVAAALAIPDTDLRLFGKPDSRPYRRMGVALAKGKDATEARQKATTAAATIKITATAPHPSH, encoded by the coding sequence ATGGCGATCGCATTACCGAAAAAAATCATGTTGTTGGGCTCTGGGGAACTGGGTAAAGAAGTGGCGATCGCCGCCCAACGTTTAGGCAATACCGTGATCGCTGTGGATCGCTATGACAACGCCCCGGCAATGCAGGTGGCCGACCAACGGGAAGTCATCTCTATGCTTGATGGGGTAGCCCTCGAAGCGGTGATCAAAAAACATCAACCGGATCTGATCGTGCCGGAAGTAGAAGCCATCCGCACCGAAAAACTCATCGAATTAGAACAGCAAGGCTATACCGTTATCCCCACCGCCGCCGCCACCAACTTCACCATGAACCGCGATCGCATCCGGGATCTTGCCAGCGAAGAATTAGGCCTGCGTACTGCCAAATATGCCTATGCCACCAACCTCGCAGAACTCAAAACCGTCGCCCAGGACATCGGCTTTCCCAACGTGATCAAGCCCGTAATGTCCTCCTCTGGTAAAGGGCAATCCGTGGTACAAACTGCCGACGAATTAGAAGCCGCCTGGAATTACGCCATTGAGGGGGCCAGGGGTGACACCGCCAAAATTATCATCGAAGAATTTATCGATTTCGAGGTAGAAATCACCCTCCTCACCATCCGCCAATGGGCAGGAGAAACCCTCTTTTGTCCGGCGATCGCCCACCGCCAAGAGCGGGGTGACTACCAAGAATCCTGGCAGCCCGTTGGTTTAACCGCAGCCCAAGTAAAAGATGCCCAGGACATTGCCCGGAAAGTTACCGATAAACTCGGGGGCGCTGGCATTTTTGGGGTCGAGTTTTTTATCACCAAAGATGAAGTAATTTTTTCGGAATTGTCTCCCCGGCCCCACGATACGGGCATGGTGACGCTCATTTCCCAAAACCTGAATGAATTTGAACTCCATCTCCGGGCGATCTTGGGTCTACCGATTCCTACCATTGAATTGCTGAGTCCGGCGGCCAGTGCAGTGATTCTCGCTGAGAAAAATAGCGATCAAATTATGTTTACTGGTGTTGCAGCAGCCTTGGCTATCCCAGACACCGACCTCCGTTTATTTGGTAAGCCCGATTCTCGTCCCTACCGTCGCATGGGGGTCGCCCTCGCCAAGGGGAAAGATGCTACCGAAGCTCGTCAAAAGGCAACGACGGCAGCAGCCACAATCAAAATTACTGCAACAGCTCCTCACCCGAGCCATTGA
- the cruG gene encoding 2'-O-glycosyltransferase CruG, with protein MDFSPVWIGGLCLFGLLIQGSGALVVLSRLMKGAVRRSPLTPQASNSDNLAAVTVVVPSLNEVERIQPCLDGLSQQSYEVREILVVDSNSTDGTREKVLAKAATDPRFRLLTDDPLPQGWVGRPWALNWGFEHSSPDSEWILGVDADTQPQRGMIASVLQAAEEEGFDLVSLSPQFILRSPGEWWLQPALLMTLLFRFDVAGIRQPDQDSVMANGQCFLCRRKVLENVGGYRSAAGSFCDDVTLARNIAKAGYRVGFLDGAKIIKVRMYEGMRETWDEWGRSLDLKDATSRTELWGQLWLLTMVQGLPIPLTMLLFGGIEEGLSNPFLSGWLDLNVFLLLVRFGMLLAISGSYDRQFSVGKSAWLFWLSPFADPFAVARIFLSARQKPKAWRGRVYS; from the coding sequence ATGGATTTTTCCCCGGTATGGATCGGTGGTCTTTGCTTGTTTGGCTTGCTCATTCAGGGTAGTGGGGCTTTAGTTGTCTTATCGCGGTTAATGAAGGGGGCCGTGCGGCGATCGCCTTTGACTCCCCAAGCTTCAAATTCTGATAATTTAGCCGCCGTCACAGTGGTGGTGCCGAGCCTCAACGAAGTAGAACGAATTCAACCCTGCCTGGATGGGCTAAGTCAGCAAAGCTATGAAGTGCGAGAAATCCTCGTCGTTGATAGTAATTCCACCGATGGCACTAGGGAAAAAGTTTTAGCTAAGGCTGCAACGGATCCCCGGTTTCGCTTACTAACAGATGATCCGCTGCCCCAGGGTTGGGTGGGCCGTCCCTGGGCGTTAAATTGGGGCTTTGAGCACAGTTCCCCAGACAGTGAGTGGATTTTGGGAGTCGATGCCGATACCCAACCCCAGCGGGGGATGATCGCCAGTGTTCTCCAGGCCGCTGAGGAGGAAGGGTTTGATTTGGTCTCCCTATCGCCCCAGTTTATTTTGCGATCGCCGGGGGAATGGTGGTTACAACCAGCGCTGCTGATGACCCTACTCTTTCGTTTTGATGTGGCAGGGATTCGCCAACCGGATCAAGACAGTGTGATGGCCAATGGGCAATGTTTCCTCTGTCGGCGCAAGGTATTAGAAAACGTCGGGGGTTATCGTTCGGCGGCGGGATCGTTTTGTGATGATGTGACCCTGGCGAGAAATATTGCGAAGGCGGGCTATCGGGTTGGTTTTCTTGATGGCGCGAAAATTATTAAAGTCAGAATGTACGAGGGGATGCGGGAAACCTGGGACGAATGGGGGCGATCGCTCGATTTAAAAGATGCCACCTCCCGCACAGAACTCTGGGGACAACTATGGCTCCTGACAATGGTGCAAGGCCTACCGATTCCCTTAACGATGCTGCTGTTTGGGGGCATCGAAGAAGGTCTAAGCAACCCCTTTTTGTCTGGTTGGTTGGACTTAAATGTCTTTTTGCTCCTGGTGCGCTTCGGGATGCTGTTGGCCATTTCCGGCTCCTATGATCGCCAATTTAGCGTCGGTAAAAGTGCATGGCTATTTTGGTTATCTCCCTTTGCAGATCCCTTTGCGGTGGCACGGATTTTCCTCTCAGCCCGACAAAAACCCAAGGCCTGGCGGGGGCGCGTGTACAGCTAA
- the cruF gene encoding gamma-carotene 1'-hydroxylase CruF translates to MKIRLKPEEYLLWGHGLAMAFGLAGLLLVLPNADFIASLPDFGQVAFRLSMANGGVMYMLLGMAAVTVYAYRLLGKKYLLSFLIPALAVSVSAELMGTSTGFPFGAYHYTSGLGYKIAGLVPFTIPLSWFYLGFSSFLIARVGLQKYNLPRWIYSLAAIALGALLLTSWDFVLDPGMSQTAVPFWEWEVVGPFFGMPYENFSGWFGTGCVFMGIASLFWGKQPLELSREQLMLPFAMYLLNFGFATMMSIGGGIYPPILLGILLGLAPVTVLYFSIPKASQATTTLPMVDATTEKMPVGAGR, encoded by the coding sequence ATGAAAATTAGGCTCAAGCCAGAAGAATATTTATTGTGGGGTCATGGGTTGGCCATGGCCTTTGGTTTAGCGGGCTTACTGCTTGTTTTACCAAATGCCGACTTCATTGCCAGCTTGCCCGATTTTGGCCAGGTTGCTTTTCGTCTCTCGATGGCCAATGGTGGTGTGATGTACATGCTCCTGGGGATGGCTGCGGTCACTGTCTATGCCTATCGCCTGCTGGGGAAAAAATATTTATTGTCTTTTCTCATTCCAGCGCTAGCAGTGTCGGTATCAGCGGAACTAATGGGCACCAGTACAGGGTTTCCGTTTGGGGCTTATCACTACACCAGCGGTTTGGGCTATAAGATTGCGGGGTTAGTCCCGTTTACCATTCCTCTATCTTGGTTCTATCTGGGCTTTAGTAGTTTTCTGATCGCGCGGGTGGGTTTGCAGAAATATAACTTACCCCGGTGGATTTATTCTTTGGCGGCGATCGCCCTTGGCGCTTTGCTGCTCACCTCTTGGGATTTTGTTCTAGATCCGGGGATGAGCCAAACTGCTGTACCTTTCTGGGAATGGGAAGTGGTTGGGCCATTTTTCGGGATGCCCTACGAAAATTTCTCCGGTTGGTTTGGAACCGGTTGTGTGTTTATGGGCATTGCCAGTCTGTTTTGGGGCAAACAACCCCTTGAGCTGTCCCGGGAACAGTTGATGTTGCCCTTCGCCATGTATCTTTTAAATTTTGGCTTTGCGACGATGATGAGCATTGGTGGCGGCATTTATCCACCGATTTTGTTGGGAATCCTGCTGGGCTTGGCACCGGTTACTGTGTTGTACTTCAGTATCCCCAAAGCAAGCCAAGCAACGACGACGCTGCCGATGGTGGATGCCACGACTGAGAAAATGCCCGTGGGCGCCGGTCGTTAA
- a CDS encoding response regulator transcription factor, with protein sequence MKRILVIDDDPILQKILENLLTQAGYLVAVVLSGKQGLDIWLEFQPDLIVSDVRMPEMDGFEFCRYIRSQPTGQLIPFLFLSSQTDVEARVEGHFSGADDYIAKPFEMKELLAKIERQLARIENIRAEMQRLAAQANVEQMKQAPEPLPLTPAEMRVFWEAVQGWTNKQISEHLYVSPRTVQTHLSSILNKLNLENRSQLVRFAYENGYEKPANHSEDN encoded by the coding sequence ATGAAACGAATTCTTGTGATCGATGATGATCCTATCTTGCAAAAGATCCTGGAAAATTTACTCACGCAAGCTGGATATCTCGTCGCGGTCGTTCTGTCTGGAAAGCAGGGACTCGATATTTGGCTGGAATTTCAACCGGATCTAATCGTTTCTGATGTGCGTATGCCAGAAATGGATGGTTTTGAATTCTGCCGGTATATTCGTTCTCAACCGACAGGACAGTTGATTCCTTTTCTATTTTTGTCGAGTCAGACTGATGTGGAGGCGCGTGTTGAGGGTCATTTTTCAGGGGCCGACGACTATATCGCCAAACCTTTTGAAATGAAGGAATTACTCGCAAAGATTGAGCGCCAGCTAGCCAGAATAGAGAACATTCGCGCAGAAATGCAACGGCTCGCTGCCCAGGCTAACGTTGAGCAGATGAAGCAAGCCCCAGAACCACTCCCGTTAACCCCCGCCGAGATGCGTGTTTTTTGGGAGGCAGTTCAAGGTTGGACCAATAAGCAAATCAGTGAGCATCTTTATGTCAGTCCGCGCACTGTCCAGACGCACCTTAGTAGTATTTTGAATAAATTAAACCTTGAAAATCGGTCTCAATTGGTGCGGTTTGCCTATGAAAATGGCTATGAAAAACCAGCAAATCATTCTGAGGACAACTAA
- a CDS encoding adenylyltransferase/cytidyltransferase family protein, translating into MGQVYELAVLQRAIATDPDRWRPLVFTNGCFDLLHVGHVRYLTAAKQLGKTLVIGLNGDRSVAGLKPQPDHLPDRPIIPEAQRAELLTALAVVDAVVLFDEPTATQTIAALQPDIYVKGGDYTPETLP; encoded by the coding sequence ATGGGACAGGTTTATGAATTGGCGGTATTGCAGCGGGCGATCGCCACTGATCCAGACCGCTGGCGTCCCCTTGTGTTTACCAATGGCTGTTTTGATCTGCTCCACGTGGGCCATGTCCGTTATCTAACCGCTGCGAAACAACTGGGCAAAACTTTGGTGATTGGCTTAAATGGCGATCGCTCCGTGGCAGGCCTTAAACCCCAACCCGACCATTTACCCGATCGTCCCATCATCCCCGAAGCCCAACGCGCTGAACTTTTGACTGCTCTCGCTGTTGTGGATGCCGTCGTGTTATTTGATGAACCCACCGCCACCCAAACCATCGCTGCCCTACAACCGGATATTTATGTTAAAGGGGGTGATTACACGCCAGAAACACTCCCATAA
- a CDS encoding GUN4 domain-containing protein — protein MEATSDLLQEFSALSAKKQLEQIPQLIDQGDAGFACLREFLMAQQGQAATPVMGKICQVLTQNQTAENLLFMQQEFPEGVVELKSAREIDYQIIQDKLIEEEFLEADILTLQKMCELAGESAMKRKWLYFTEVERFPDEDLLTLDQLWQVYSGGKFGFSVQRKLWNSLGKDFNALWEKIAWRDGRTWARYPKAFIWNLDAPRGHLPTSNQLRGAKTILALFQHPVWTKD, from the coding sequence ATGGAGGCAACCAGCGATTTACTGCAAGAATTTTCGGCATTATCGGCGAAAAAGCAGCTAGAACAAATCCCCCAACTGATTGACCAAGGGGATGCTGGTTTTGCTTGCTTGAGAGAATTTTTGATGGCGCAACAGGGCCAGGCGGCAACCCCTGTCATGGGGAAAATTTGCCAAGTGCTCACCCAGAATCAAACCGCCGAAAATTTACTGTTCATGCAGCAGGAATTTCCGGAGGGGGTCGTTGAACTCAAGTCAGCGCGAGAGATTGATTACCAGATTATTCAAGACAAATTGATCGAAGAGGAGTTTCTGGAAGCAGATATTTTAACCCTCCAGAAAATGTGTGAACTGGCAGGGGAATCTGCTATGAAACGAAAATGGCTCTACTTTACGGAGGTAGAGCGGTTTCCCGACGAGGATCTGCTCACCCTCGATCAGTTGTGGCAGGTTTATTCCGGCGGGAAATTTGGCTTTTCGGTACAGCGTAAATTATGGAATTCCCTCGGTAAAGACTTCAATGCCCTCTGGGAAAAAATTGCTTGGCGGGATGGGAGAACCTGGGCGCGTTATCCCAAAGCATTTATTTGGAATCTGGATGCACCCAGGGGACATCTGCCCACCTCTAACCAGTTACGGGGCGCAAAAACGATCCTCGCGCTGTTCCAACATCCCGTGTGGACAAAGGACTAG
- a CDS encoding carbohydrate ABC transporter permease, translated as MAQQKQTQFWQKTPIHISLLVIAFIWTLPSVGLLISSFRRRDAMLETGWWTIFQHPFELTQYHIGNYVDVLQAEGMGQAFFNSLTIAIPATVIPIAIACFAAYAFAWMKFPGRQFLFIVVVCLLVVPLQTTLIPILRAYRDFGLSNSFLGVWLAHAGYGLPLGIYLLRNYIGELPKDLIEAAAVDGASHLKIFTKLIVPLSMPAIASFAVFQFLWVWNDLLIALVYLGTTNDVAPVTIQLSNLVGSRGQDWHLLTAGAFISMIVPLGVFFSLQRYFVRGILAGSVKS; from the coding sequence ATGGCACAGCAAAAGCAAACTCAATTTTGGCAAAAAACACCGATTCATATTTCGTTATTGGTGATCGCTTTTATCTGGACATTGCCGTCGGTGGGGTTACTCATTAGCTCTTTTCGGCGACGGGATGCAATGCTGGAAACGGGCTGGTGGACTATTTTTCAACATCCCTTTGAACTAACCCAATATCACATTGGAAATTATGTGGATGTGCTCCAAGCGGAGGGCATGGGACAGGCCTTTTTTAATAGCTTGACAATCGCCATTCCCGCGACGGTGATCCCGATTGCGATCGCCTGTTTTGCTGCCTATGCCTTTGCCTGGATGAAATTTCCGGGGCGACAATTTTTATTTATCGTGGTGGTTTGTTTGCTGGTTGTCCCGCTACAAACGACCCTGATTCCGATTCTGCGGGCCTATCGAGATTTTGGTCTGTCCAATAGTTTCCTGGGGGTATGGCTTGCCCATGCGGGGTATGGTCTGCCCCTGGGGATTTACCTCCTGCGGAACTACATTGGCGAATTACCCAAGGATTTAATCGAAGCGGCGGCGGTGGATGGCGCATCCCACTTGAAGATTTTTACAAAATTAATCGTCCCCCTCTCGATGCCGGCGATCGCCTCCTTTGCGGTCTTCCAGTTTCTGTGGGTGTGGAATGATTTGCTCATCGCCCTAGTTTATTTAGGCACCACAAATGACGTTGCCCCCGTCACGATCCAACTGAGTAATTTAGTCGGGTCACGGGGCCAAGACTGGCACCTGCTTACTGCCGGAGCCTTTATCTCGATGATCGTTCCCCTCGGCGTTTTCTTCAGCCTACAACGCTATTTCGTACGGGGAATTTTAGCGGGTTCAGTGAAATCCTAG
- a CDS encoding carbohydrate ABC transporter permease, which yields MMEFWTRLLNVVLAIAIGCGGVIGLFYLANIAINALPKPWNQRLLPWVYISPALLLLSAYLILPTMQTFYLSFLDGRSQNFVGLKNYIFAFTDRAMLIAFKNNLLWLVLVTGVSVSLGLIIAVLVDKVRYEPIIKSLIFLPMAISFVGASVIWKFMYAYKPAGDDQIGVLNALLVNFGFEPVGWIVEQSVNNFALIAIMIWLYTGFAMVILSSAVKGIPEEVIEAARIDGANSWQIFWRITIPMIRSTILVVSTTIIILVLKVFDIVFVMTGGNYGTEVIASRMIKEMFNYRNFGRGSAIAIVLLILIIPVMISNIRRFRTQEKLR from the coding sequence ATGATGGAATTCTGGACGCGTCTACTGAACGTGGTCTTGGCGATCGCCATTGGTTGTGGCGGTGTGATTGGGCTGTTTTATTTAGCGAATATTGCGATTAATGCCCTGCCGAAACCCTGGAATCAGCGACTATTGCCGTGGGTTTATATTTCTCCGGCATTATTATTGCTTTCTGCCTATTTGATTTTGCCGACGATGCAAACGTTTTATTTGAGTTTTCTAGATGGGCGATCGCAAAATTTTGTCGGACTCAAAAACTATATTTTTGCCTTCACTGACCGGGCAATGTTAATTGCGTTTAAAAATAATTTGCTTTGGCTTGTTTTGGTTACAGGTGTCAGCGTCAGTTTGGGATTAATTATTGCCGTACTAGTTGACAAAGTGCGCTATGAACCAATTATTAAATCCTTAATTTTCTTGCCGATGGCAATCTCCTTTGTGGGGGCGAGTGTCATCTGGAAATTTATGTACGCCTACAAACCGGCTGGGGATGATCAAATTGGTGTTTTAAATGCGCTGTTGGTGAATTTTGGCTTTGAACCCGTGGGCTGGATTGTCGAACAATCGGTGAATAATTTTGCTTTGATTGCAATTATGATCTGGCTTTACACCGGTTTTGCGATGGTAATTTTATCGTCAGCGGTCAAAGGTATTCCAGAAGAAGTGATCGAAGCGGCGCGGATTGATGGGGCGAATAGTTGGCAAATTTTTTGGCGAATTACGATCCCAATGATCCGTTCCACGATTCTCGTTGTCAGTACCACGATTATTATTTTGGTCTTGAAAGTATTTGATATCGTCTTTGTGATGACAGGGGGCAATTATGGTACGGAAGTGATCGCCAGTCGCATGATTAAAGAGATGTTTAATTATCGAAATTTTGGGCGTGGTAGTGCGATCGCCATCGTGCTTTTAATCTTAATTATTCCGGTAATGATCAGTAATATTCGACGGTTTAGAACACAGGAGAAATTACGCTAA